The Winslowiella toletana region TGCGTAATGCTACGCGTAATCTGGTTTTAATCACTAACACCTGGTGAAATTCATCATGAGCGAACAGACTGAAAACCTGCTGGGCGAGTCGAATAACTTTCTCGAAGTATTAGAGCAGGTTTCACGGCTGGCTCCGCTAAATAAACCGGTACTGGTAATCGGTGAACGCGGCACCGGTAAAGAACTGATTGCCAGCCGCCTGCACTACCTTTCCGACCGCTGGCAAGGACCATTTATCTCGCTTAACTGTGCCGCGTTGAACGAAAATCTGCTCGATTCTGAGCTGTTTGGTCATGAAGCGGGGGCCTTTACCGGCGCGCAAAAGCGCCATCTCGGCCGCTTTGAACGCGCCGATGGCGGCACGCTGTTCCTCGACGAGCTGGCCACCGCTCCGATGCTGGTACAGGAAAAATTGCTGAGGGTCATTGAGTACGGCCAGCTGGAACGCGTCGGCGGCAGCCAGCCGCTGCAGGTCAGCGTACGCCTGGTCTGTGCGACCAATGATGATCTACCGGCGCTGGCGCGCGCAGGCAAATTCCGCGCCGACCTGCTGGACCGCCTGGCATTTGATGTGGTGCAGCTGCCGCCGCTGCGCGAGCGCCGCAGCGACATCCTGGTGATGGCCAACCATTTTGCCATTCAGATGTGTCGCGAGCTCGGCTTGCCGCTGTTTCCTGGCTTCACGCCAGCGGCGCAACGCGTACTGCTGGATTATCACTGGCCCGGTAACGTTCGCGAGCTGAAAAACGTCGTCGAGCGCTCGGTATATCGCCACAGCACCGTCGACGAACAGCTGGATACCATTATTATTAATCCGTTCAGCCGTGCAGCCGCAACGGAAGTTGCGCAACCGCCTGAATCCCCGTATCCCGATCTGCCGCTTGATTTACGCCAGTGGCAGAATCAGCAGGAGCAAGCGCTGCTGGAAAAGAGCCTGCAACAGGCGCGCTTTAATCAACGACGTGCCGCAGAGTTATTAGGCGTTACCTATCACCAACTGCGCGCAATGATGAAAAAGCATGGGGTGCGAGTGACGGAAGAAACTGAAGAGTGACGGCTCAAGTCATTCAGGCGTCAGCTGATATTAAGCATTGACGCCACCAGCCATCAAATGCAAAAAAAGGCCCGCGCAAGGCGGGCCGAAAAATACTGGAAGCAATGTGAGCAATGTCGTGCTCTTCTTCGGTAGAGCCACCGTCGAAGCGCAAATGAATAGTAATCATTCTCACTATCATCTGTAAAGCATTTTGTTGAGAATCTTTCTCATTACCATAGTAACATTGTGCGTATTATCATGATGCGCCGCGCGATAAATGCACCTAGTTCTGTGAGATAAATGGCATCGCTGCGGCGTTTCAATATTTGCAAAAGAATTACAATCCTACTGCTTTACCCTTCCTAAGGCCAACCACCGGAAAGTATCGGTAAAACGTCGATAACCCTACACCTTAGATAATGGCCAACTGCTGGAGGGTATGTCCCTTAGCAAATAGCCGTCCAACCTGTTCCCGCTCATGTTGCTTTAACGCGTTGGTCATCCGCTAGTGCATCCCTGTGCCCTGGCTGCTGCTAACCAGCCAGTGTTCGTCCGACGATCTGCTCTCGTTCCATCTCCGTTAATACCGGCATCACATAGTAAAAGAAACGCCCCAAGCAAGTGCTGGTATCAATATTGCCGCGCTGAACGAGTAGAACGAGTAGATAGAAGAGGTAGATTATGCGGGAATGACTGAAAAGGCAGTGAACGCTGAGTTATCAGCATGGACTGAATATCGCAGGAAACTGTGTGCCTATATAAAATCTTGAGGATGGTAGTCATGCGCTACCATCCCCGCCAGTTGTCCAGAACGGCTTCTCGGGCCAGCTAATATCGGGGGCTTTTGATGTATCGATACGCATCAGCAGGACCCTGTATTTCTTCGATGCTGCAAGCGTTGCGGCTTCTTCTTCTGTCGCGATATCGGCATCAACCGCGTCCTGTCTCCATTCTATTTCAGTGTCTGCCGCTGCACGAAGTTGGTTTTTCTTTGCTGAGGCTTCGACGATCAGTTGTTCATGTGTTGGCGGAGGGATATCAACCCATGCAGGCAGGCTGTAAACATCCCGCAGCGAGCGTGATGAGCGACAGCTTGTAGACCACAATCGGCAGTTGCTGGGGTGAGACCAGACCGATGATGCCGAGCAGAAGCACAGCAGTCAGCAGTCAGCAGCCAGCCGCTGAGCCGGGGCTTTTTAACAGGGGGAATGATTTTTTTCAGGTTTTTCATGATGCGTCTCCTTGTGTAGTGGAAACAGCATCACAAATGTCAATTAAAGGGGATTTTAAACCGCGTTATAAGTGTTTATCGTGGATGCATGTCATTTAGATATAAAATGTCACCGAAAGTGAGTTATGGGGCGCATGAATGCGCCCCACCAATAAATCAAATTGGCTCCGCTGTAAACAAATTACCAAGGGTGTCACTACTCATATAACTAAATTTCACACCATTGAATATGGTCGAAACCGTTGGGGTATTGTCTTTTTTTTCTTCCTTCAATTTGACCAGCTTGATCACGATTTTTGCTGGCTCTCCAGTTTTCATGGTGTTCTCACCTAACACGGCAGAGTATGCTGATACAACAACAGCCATGACATCGGCACCTGATTTAGCTGTGCCATCACCCCTGGTAATCAATGTGATACCTGAAAGGTTCTTGCTTTTCTTATCGACTGTACCAACAATGGCCAGATGATCGTTGAATGTATATTTAAAAACATTCTTGACCTCACCACTTTCGATATGTGCTTTCAACCTAAATGAGCTACCGAAAGTCTTAAGGTTGGCATTCATTCGCTTCGAGAATACCTCAGGGGATATTTCCAGCGTTACTTCAGGAACACTGGTAACCGTTTCTTCAGAGGCATCTTCAGGTTGAGAAGGTGTCTCAACCGGTTCATTTTTAGGTTTTGCCGTTTGCATAGCCGTACTGGTTTCTGTTCTTGCTTTTTCATTTTTATCTTGGGTGGGAATAAATAAAACCAAGAAAAATAAAGCAACCACAAATCCGACGATGCCACCACTAGTCTTACTCAGCCAAGGTTTATGACCTTTCCTTATAAAATGACGTGATAATAATCTTGCAACTACAACCCAGATAGCTATTACTGCAACTAAAATCAAAAAATCTTTCATCATAACTCCGTTCATTTCTTCGCTATTTCAAATGGTATTTAAAGACATATCCCCGTCGACTGCTACTATACATTAAGAAACTCAGACAAGAAGAGTTGAGTACTCTGGCATAGCTGCTATCAGGTGAAATGTTGATGTAGCACTTTTCCTGCTTAAGGTTGTACTTCACCCATGCTGGCGAGCCACTTGTCATCGTCAATACTAACGTGTGCCAACCGATTTTCTGTATATAATTTGATACGTTAACAAAATCAGATTTGTATTTATCCAATTCTGGAAAAACACTCCGTAAGGCTGGGATTGCGGTATTTACGACCCTATCATTTGTCTCGGCAGTAAAACTACTTATTCCATTTTGATAAGCCTGTTTGGTCGCGGGACTGCCATTGAGAAAGATGGTGAGGCCAATCCCCACGGCTATGACTAGTGCGACTACGCTGCTTAAAATGACAAAAATCTTATAATTCGCTTTCGATGTCACTCGGGAAGGTTTTAGTTCAGTACCCTGAGCCACAGGAGAAACTGTGTTTTCGTCTGGTTCAACATTCAATAAATCATCAAAGTAACCAAACACTGATTGAAGCTGCTCTTTATCTAAATCCTTAAGATGGGTTGTACCGAAATGCTTCAAGCAATATCGGTCACGATCAAGGCGATATGCTGGGTTAGTAATAGTCATTATTTTACTGACTAAAGTATTACAGTCCTTCTGGACCTTGACCCGCTGGGCATACTTCTGGAGGATCTTAACAGCACAATGGTAATCAGCTGCAGTCATCTCATTGACAGTTTTGGTGTGAAGTTTCGTATGGAGCACCAGCCACAGTTCGCGCTTGCTTTCACCAGCGTCAACAAATTCATCCATTAATCGATGCAGATCACGTTTTTGTAGCAGTGAGATTGGTTGCTGAGCAGCATGGGATACCCCAGCGGTATAGTTATGGATAGTTACATCACCGCTGACAACATTGCCTACATCCCCATTAACTGTTTGCTTTTGCTTATTCATGTTCTCTTCGTGTTTTTGTTCATTACGGCTCCAGCTCCTATGGTCACATTACCTTTAATAACGTTCCCCAGAACATCTCCCTGAATAACCTGCTCGGCTCGCTCTTGTGACGAACCATTTTAACAACCACTGGAGCAGCACGATATAACTCAATCAGACTAGCCTCATCTTGTGGCATCGAAGAAACTGAACGGTCACCAGTTACAACAACACCGAACCTAGCTAACGCAGCCAAATATTGTGCATCGGGATACTTGTCACCTTTCTCATAGTTAAGCTAAGCAATTTTTTTCACGCCACCATGCTCACCGAATGCCAATTGGCTCAGTCCTGGTCTCTCTCGTTCTTCTTTTAATCGCTCACCGATACTCAATTGCATGCAAATCCCGCTGGCAGGTATTCAAATGAATACCATAATCCATCACATATAAACCAAACATCATTGCATCAACAAAGGAGACAACGATGACTGCAGAGCAAGTCAAATCACTCTTCCGCCAGCGCGGGGTCACTTTCACCCGCTGGGCAGAAGAAAACGGCTACAGCCGCAATGAGGTTTACCGTGTTCTTAACGGTTTCACCAAAGCCCGCTACGGCAAATCCCACGGAATTGCAGTGAAGCTGGATCTGAAACCAGATTCGAATGCGGCCTAACCTTTTAGCCCGTGTAACAGATTATCACATATCGCAAAAAGGGGAATGTGACATGAGCAAGGCAAATGTATCCAGTTCTGGCTCACGCATTCTGCGCGTTCTTAAAGCTCTGCGCGGTCACGCTCTCAACGGTGTTTCTAACGGTGAACTGGCATCAGCTCTGGGCGAGTCCCCGGCGAATATCAATCGGGCGCTCAATACCCTTATCGAAGAGGGTTTGGCTCTAAAACTGGATAACGGGCATTTTGCCCCTGGAGTCCAGCTATTACAAATCGCCATGGCGCACAGTACCGAGATGGCACGGGCGCAGGATCGTATCAATGAAATTAACCAGCGTGTTATAGCTGGCAGTCGCTAAGGATTTGGCATGGGACGTACAAAATCACAACCAGTTGAACTAGTGAAAGATGCACCGCTAAGCGATGGCCTCAACGTTAGTCTGAACGCCATGACCGAACATCGCCTAGAAATCATGCAGCAATTTGGTGATGGGCTGCCGTATGAACGCGATCGTATTGTACACGAGACACGTTTTTATATGGCTCAGAGTGCTGAGGCTATGCTGGAAGCAGGTGAACGCCTAATTATCCTTAAGGAAAATGAGCCGCATGGCGAGTTTGTTGAGATTGTCAGAGAACATCTCAGCATTGAACCCCGTATTGCGCAAAAAAAGGCTCAAGCCTCCCTTAAATTTTTATCACCTGAACTTGAGTCAAAAGCGAAAACGTTTTCGCTTTTAGGCCGTTCAAAATTTTACGAATTGATGTTGGAAGATGATGAAGAACTTGCTCAGCTAGCTGATGGTCGAACGGTAGCCGTATGATGCAGGTCTGGGGCGGGCAGAACGTGTACTTCCCGATGGGCATGGTCTGGAAGGTCAGCCAGCGCGACAGGAAAATCTTCCTGGAGTTCGACGGGCGCAACCATTACGAACTGGCCCGCAAGTTTGGCGTTTCTCTGCAGTGGATCTACAGCGTGGTGAAACGGGTTAAAAGGGAAGAACTGGATCGGATGCAGGGTAAGCTGTTTGATGGTGAATCTGATGACGTTGCCGGAACAAGGGAGTAAAATCACAAACCAGACTGGTTCGAACTTGTTTTTATTCGGGCCAGTCTGATTTTCACATACTGTAAGGTTATTGCACATTACATCCAGTATCTTCCCATGTTGACCCAGTTCCTCCCATAATTATCTCACTAATTCCCTGTCATTTATCTCAAATCTGATCATTATCATCAGCCTTTGCTTTTCGGCAGGCATTTCCAGCATGAAAATTGCCTGGAAAAGAGCCGGTTATCCAGTCAAACTTTGGGGCAACGCCAAGAGTGCGATACACTCTGCCTATTGCCCGTGAACCCAAAAAATCCGATGCCAAAAATATTCTCCACCCTGCTTCTCGGACTCAGCGTGTTAAGCAGCGCTGCCTGGTCGGCAACGCCCGGCGATATTCGCCAGAGCGGTTTTGTCTATTGCGTCAGCGGCGTGATGAACACTTTTAACCCACAGCTGGCAAGTAGCGGGCTGGCCGTCGATACGCTGGCAGCGCAGCTTTACGATCGCCTGCTGGACGTCGATCCTTATACTTATCGCCTGATCCCGGAGCTGGCGGAGAGCTGGGAAGTGCTGGATAACGGTGCCACCTATCGTTTTCATTTACGCCCTAACGTGCCATTCCAGACCACCAGCTGGTTCACACCGACACGCATGATGAATGCCGACGATGTGGTATTCAGTTTTGCCCGGATGTTTGACCGCAAGCATCCCTGGCATAACGTTGGTGGCGGCAACTATCCCTATTTTGACAGTCTGCAATTCTCCGATGCGGTACAAAGCGTTAAAAAACTCGATAAAGATACCGTTGAAATTCGCCTGAACAGCCCGGACGCCTCTTTTCTCTGGCATCTGGCCACCCACTATGCGCCGGTGCTCTCAGCGGAGTACGCCGACAACCTGACAAAAATTAATCGTCAGGAACTGCTGGATCGCCAGCCGGTTGGCACCGGGCCATTTATGCTGAATGAGTACCGCGCCGGGCAATTTATTCGTCTGGCTCGTAATCCGCTCTACTGGAAAGGCGTACCACGCATGCCGCAGGTGGTAGTCGATATGGGAGCCGGAGGCATGGGCCGGCTGTCGAAACTGCTAACCGGTGAGTGTGATGTGCTGGCCTATCCGGCCGCCAGCCAGTTATCGATACTGCGCGACGACCCGCGCCTGCGCCTTACCTTGCGCCCGGGCATGAATATCGCCTATCTGGCCTTTAATACCCGTAAAGCACCGCTGGATCGCCGCGAGGTTCGACAGGCGCTGGCACTGGCGATTAATAATGAGCGCCTGATGGAGTCGATTTACTACGGTACGGCAGAAACTGCCGCTTCTATTTTGCCGCGCGCCTCCTGGGCTTATGATAATGATGCACGCATCACAGAATATAATCCGCAGAAAGCGCGCGATGAGCTGAAACGACTCGGGCTGGAAAATCTGCACCTGAAACTCTGGGTGCCCTCGGCTTCCCAGTCGTGGAACCCCAGCCCGCTGAAAACCGCCGAGCTGATCCAGGCAGATATGGCACAGATCGGGGTACGCGTCACCATTGTCCAGGTTGAAGGCCGCTTCCAGGAGGCGCGTTTAATGGAAATGAATCACGATCTGACGCTAACCGGCTGGGCGACTGACAGTAACGACCCGGACAGTTTTTTCCGGCCGCTGTTAAGCTGCGCCGCAATTAATTCTCAAACCAATTTTGCCCACTGGTGCAACCCGGCATTCGATGAAGTACTGCATAAGGCGTTGTTGTCACAACAGTTGGCTACCCGCATCGATCGCTATGACGAAGCGCAGAATATTCTGGCGCAGGAGCTGCCGGTGCTGCCGCTGGCTTCATCGCTACGGCTGCAAGCCTATCGCCACGATATTAAAGGATTGGTGTTAAGTCCGTTTGGCAATGCTTCCTTTGCCGGCGTACACCGTGATGAAGCCAGGGATCTGAAGCAATGATTATTTATACGCTGCGCCGCCTGGTGCTGTTGCTGACCACGCTATTTATGCTGACGCTGGTCGGTTTCAGCCTGAGCTACTTTACGCCGAATGCACCGTTACAGGGAGCATCGCTGCTGGATGCCTGGCTGTTCTGGTTTAAAGGCATCCTGCAGCTTGATTTCGGCGTCTCCAGCATCAACGGTCAGTCAATCAATCTGCAACTGCGCGAGGTCTTCCCCGCCACGCTGGAACTCTGCCTGATGGCCTTCAGCCTGGCGCTGCTGGTCGGTATTCCGTTGGGAATTATGGCCGGTGTGATGCGCAATAAATGGCAGGATAAACTGATCAGCGCGCTGGCATTGCTCGGCTTTTCAATGCCGGTATTCTGGCTGGCGCTACTGCTGACGCTGTTTTTTTCACTCCACCTCGGCTGGCTGCCGGTATCCGGTCGTTTCGATCTGTTGTATCAGGTCAAAACCGTCACTGGTTTTGCCTTAATTGATGCCTGGCTCAGCGACTCACCGTGGCGTGAGGAAATGTTACTTAGTGCCTTCACCCATATGATTCTACCGGTAACCGCTCTGGCGGTGGCACCCACTACCGAGGTCGTTCGCCTGCTGCGCATCAGTACCAGCGATGTTATCGACAAAAACTATATCAAAGCCGCAGCCACCCGTGGTCTGTCGCGTTTTGCCGTAATCCGCCGTCATGTGATACATAACGCATTGCCGCCGGTGATCCCGCGTCTTGGCTTACAATTTGCCACTATGCTGACGCTGGCAATGATCACCGAAGTGGTATTCAGCTGGCCGGGATTAGGCCGCTGGCTGATTAACGCCATTCGCCAGCAGGATTATGCAGCGATTTCCGCCGGTGTGATGGTGGTGGGCGGGATGGTCATTACAGTCAACGTACTGTCCGATATTTTAGGCGCCATGACCAATCCGTTAAAGCATAAAGAGTGGTATGCCCTTCGATAGTTAGCAGTAATGCACGGCATTCTACCCGGCGCGCGAAAGCCTTCCGGGTTAGACGCACCATTGACAAGGTATCTGGCGGACGCTGGTCACCAACATTACCCAGTTTTTAGACGGCGAAATCCCTGCTAATCCGTACGGTGGTGCACTTAGTCTGGCAGGCATTGCCCTACTTATTTTCACTGTGAGTTTGATCGCGCGCACTGCACGCAAAGCCCTGAATCTGTCACTCTCTAAAGACACACCTGTCTGATAACTGGACAATACTCATATCACTGGAGTAGAAAAGGCATGAATAAATTTATTGCTCCCGTTGAGCTTTCTAAAGCATTTCGTCTGATCAATCACGGACCGACAACGCTGGTCTCAGCGCGACATGCAGGCGTTGATAACGTCATGTCCGCGTCATGGGTATGCGCACTGGATTATTCACCACCGAAGTTAACCGTTGTGCTGGATAAGATGGCGAAAACACGCGAACTAATCGAAAAAACTGGGCAGTTTGTTATTCAGGTGCCAACGGTTGCTCAGCTTAAGCTTACCCACTATGCCGGAACACATAGCCTGCATGATGATCCGGACAAAATGGCACATGCCGACGCCATGGTTTTTAGCATACCAGGCAACGATTTACCTTTTATTGAAGGCTGCTCAGGCTGGCTGGCCTGCAAGGTGATCCCTGAATTACATAATCAGCAGAGCCATGATCTGTTTATTGCTGAAATAACCGGCGCATGGGCCGATACACGGATTTTTAGTGAAGGACACTGGAAATTCGAACATGCCGATCCTGCCTGGCGAAGCCTGCACTACATTGCAGGCGGACATTTTTACGCAACAGGGGAAGCAATGGATATCGGCGGAGAAGAAATGCCCTGATATCTACAGGCAACAGACCGGTATTTACGCCTGTCTTCAGGCGTTTTATTAACTTCCCCTCCTCTTCTCGCTACGCCTTAACGGCGTAAGCGACACCCTCTGATTCTGAATAATCCTTAATTGCAGTAAGCACCATCAGACAACCATCCGCTACGGCTGGTGAGATCAGCACGATGGCTGAATCTGAAAAACATCTTCAATTTTATGGATTCTGTAAGTCATCAAGCCGTGAGAGGTTGCCGAATGACATAAGTTTTATTGCCAAAATCTGAACTACTCAGAAAATTACTTATGAAATGAGGGGTGGAAAATTTGTGTTTTCGCAGAGAAGTTGGAAATTGACTAATCAGAACATGTAAAAAGATAAGGAAGTCAAAATAAAATAAGTGATTTAAGTTAAATTTTAGCGCTATAGCACTAAAAAAACCTCAGGATAGTATTGATAACCATTATCATCTGGTAAGTTGATGATTGATCTGAAATCGATCGATTATACTGCCCATTGATACCCTGAACTAAAATATTCTTTTTAAGATGCGATTCTCTGGATTAATAATCTATATAAATATCGTTTAGCAACATAACCCCCCGAACAGTAGGCAAAACCATTCCATAAGATTTAATGAATGTTTGTTTTTTTATCCTGCAAATCAATCACATCATAACATTTAAACCCACTGTGTATTATTTTATTGTTTATAATCAATATTATAAATCACACTTTTGTTGGTAACACAAATTTGTTTAAGATTTAAATCAACGAAAAAGTGAATTATTAACCACCGCAAGTGCATAAATGATCATTTTTCACTATGGAACCAATGAGGAAAATCGTCGCCCAGAAGAAAATTGCTCTTGAAAGGCAACAAACAAGGAGATCTTTGCGTCAGAAGAAGTACATGCTCAACAGTAAATAGGCAGCGTATTAGTCTGATAAAAAATTAAGGGACACCGAGCCCCATGAGAAGTGAAAAACCGTATTGAATTATGTAATTAAACAGTGCAGCGACAGCTCAAAAAAGTACAAATGGCAAAACATCGTCTGAAACTCGCAGGCATTTTACCCGTTTTATTCACCAAACATTTTAAGTCATTCGGAAAAATAAGGAGATAACCTTGAGTAATGCAGATTTTACCGTCGAGAAAATCAGCCTCACTAACCTGCCCAGCAGATCCAGCGACGTCACGTTTATGTTGAAATTCTTTATCTATATCTCAGTTATTGGCATAGCAATCTTTTTCGCCATGAATGATTCATTATGGATTAAGTCTGTTGGCGTGTTTTTAATGGGTGCCATCTTCGCGCATGGGGTTGAATTACAGCACCAGGTCTTGCACGCCCAGGGAATAAAAAACAGAAAAGGAAACGAAATTATTGGTATCTTGCTGGGTCTTCCCATGCTGGTCTCGTATGCTGATTATAAGTATAGTCATCTGAATCATCATAAGTTTTTAGGAACGCCACAAAACAAAGAATACTTTGATTACGGTGACCAATATGGCACGCTTAGTTTCATGACGATCTGGGCTTTAGTTTCACGTCTTTTTATGATCCCCCAGTACTATGCATTTATTAAAAAGGCTTTCATCGCCCTTACCTTTCAGGATTATGAGGACACCACGCCAAAAGTTTCTAAACAGATTCGCAGAGACTATCTGGTGATGATTTCGTTTATGACTGTGCTGGCTACACTGTCATATCTTTACGGATGGGAGATCATCGCGACATTTTGGCTGATACCTTTTGTTGTTATTGCATCACCTATACACGCACTTATCGAAATGCCAGAACATTATCAATGTAATACCGAAAGTACACATCAATACTCAAATACACGAACCATTAAAAGCAATGCATTTATGACATGGTTTACTAATGGGAATAACTTTCATGTTGAGCATCACATGATGCCCGGCCTGCCGATCGACCGCCTGCATGATTTACATGCAAAAATTAGCGGTAAGTATGAACATTACAGTCCAACCTATCGAGCCTTCTATATGGGGGTTCTGAAAAAAATGTTAAGGAAAGAAAGTAATGAATAATGAGTTCTATCTGCAAGAAGCACGTTACTTTCAGGACAGATTTAACAGCAGAGGATTAGCTGACCAGCTGGAAAAAACCAGAAGACATAACGAGTTTCTCGAATCAGATCGAGAGATAATTCGAAAGTCACCCATGTTCTTTTTAGCCACGTCATCTCCGGATGGCTACCCGGATTGTTCTGTGAAAGGGGGAAATCCAGGTTTTGTAAAAATAGTAAATTCTTCCACCTTAATCTTTCCTGATTATGACGGAAACGGAATGTACAGAAGCTTAGGTAACATAGCCTCTAATCCTAATATAGGAATGTTATTTCTTGAGTATGAAGGTGGGCGAAGAAAATTAAGAATTAACGGTCAGGCTTCTGTAAGTGAAGAACCGGATATCTTAATAAATTTACCGGGCGCAAAATTAGCCGTTATTGTTAAAGTCAGGGATATTTTCCCTAACTGCCCCAGATATGTTCCGCTACTGGAAGTGAAGCAAAGCTCGGCATATAACCCAGATTATGGTTATGCCCCCCCGGAACCCGACTGGAAAAGTAAAGATGATCTCAAAGATTTTGTGCCAAAAAAGGAGTGAGGATATGAATTCCAAAAAACAACTTGCAAAAGGGATTGACGTTTCCGATACAACGCTTGAAGAACAAAAAACATTAAATTCATTCTATCTGCGAGAAATCGGACAGCCTGCAAATTTCAGGGAGAGTCCAGATTTAAGTGAGTATTTCTTCATCGAAGAAATCGAGGACAGATGGAATGCATATGAAGCATCCAGATTGGCAATGCAGGATTACCCCACCAATGCGGAAGATTTTCTAAGCTGGTACAACAAATTGCATATGGCGCACAGAAAAATCGTGGCCCCCTTTTTCACACGGCTGGCTGAGCATTCAACACTTGAAGAGCTGACATTTTATATTGCGATGGAAAATGAGGTAGATGGACGATTTGACGATGTGATTTCTCTTGCTCAACTTGGTATGACCGGCGATATGAAACTGGCTCTCGCCGAAAATTATTGGGATGAGATGGGGATGGGCAGCCTGGAAGAGATGCACACGGTTTTGTTTACCGCCTCAGCAGAAAAGCTGCGTGGGATTGCCGGATTATCCTCAGAAAAAATTCAGGTACCCAGCGCAGCATTAAAAAATGGCAACCTGTTGTTGATGTATGCCTTGCGCAGAAAATATCACCCACGATTGCTGGGTACGCTGGCTATTCTCGAGCATACCGCACCCTATCGATTCGCAAAAACAGTACAAGCAATGCGCCGGTTAGGAATACCTGAGGATGTCATCTATTACCATGACATGCATATTCAGGTCGATGCAAATCATGGAAAGCAACTTATAGAAAGAGTGTTGATGACTCTCGCTAAAGATAATCCCGATATCATTCCGGAGTTATGTATCGGTTGCCTTGTCCGATATAACGTCGCAGTGGATTATTACAATAGTGTTGAAGCGGAAATGGATAAAATCACCTTACAA contains the following coding sequences:
- the pspF gene encoding phage shock protein operon transcriptional activator is translated as MSEQTENLLGESNNFLEVLEQVSRLAPLNKPVLVIGERGTGKELIASRLHYLSDRWQGPFISLNCAALNENLLDSELFGHEAGAFTGAQKRHLGRFERADGGTLFLDELATAPMLVQEKLLRVIEYGQLERVGGSQPLQVSVRLVCATNDDLPALARAGKFRADLLDRLAFDVVQLPPLRERRSDILVMANHFAIQMCRELGLPLFPGFTPAAQRVLLDYHWPGNVRELKNVVERSVYRHSTVDEQLDTIIINPFSRAAATEVAQPPESPYPDLPLDLRQWQNQQEQALLEKSLQQARFNQRRAAELLGVTYHQLRAMMKKHGVRVTEETEE
- a CDS encoding DNA-binding protein, which encodes MTAEQVKSLFRQRGVTFTRWAEENGYSRNEVYRVLNGFTKARYGKSHGIAVKLDLKPDSNAA
- a CDS encoding fatty acid desaturase family protein, which translates into the protein MSNADFTVEKISLTNLPSRSSDVTFMLKFFIYISVIGIAIFFAMNDSLWIKSVGVFLMGAIFAHGVELQHQVLHAQGIKNRKGNEIIGILLGLPMLVSYADYKYSHLNHHKFLGTPQNKEYFDYGDQYGTLSFMTIWALVSRLFMIPQYYAFIKKAFIALTFQDYEDTTPKVSKQIRRDYLVMISFMTVLATLSYLYGWEIIATFWLIPFVVIASPIHALIEMPEHYQCNTESTHQYSNTRTIKSNAFMTWFTNGNNFHVEHHMMPGLPIDRLHDLHAKISGKYEHYSPTYRAFYMGVLKKMLRKESNE
- a CDS encoding flavin reductase family protein encodes the protein MNKFIAPVELSKAFRLINHGPTTLVSARHAGVDNVMSASWVCALDYSPPKLTVVLDKMAKTRELIEKTGQFVIQVPTVAQLKLTHYAGTHSLHDDPDKMAHADAMVFSIPGNDLPFIEGCSGWLACKVIPELHNQQSHDLFIAEITGAWADTRIFSEGHWKFEHADPAWRSLHYIAGGHFYATGEAMDIGGEEMP
- a CDS encoding pyridoxamine 5'-phosphate oxidase family protein, translated to MNNEFYLQEARYFQDRFNSRGLADQLEKTRRHNEFLESDREIIRKSPMFFLATSSPDGYPDCSVKGGNPGFVKIVNSSTLIFPDYDGNGMYRSLGNIASNPNIGMLFLEYEGGRRKLRINGQASVSEEPDILINLPGAKLAVIVKVRDIFPNCPRYVPLLEVKQSSAYNPDYGYAPPEPDWKSKDDLKDFVPKKE
- the sapB gene encoding putrescine export ABC transporter permease SapB; translation: MIIYTLRRLVLLLTTLFMLTLVGFSLSYFTPNAPLQGASLLDAWLFWFKGILQLDFGVSSINGQSINLQLREVFPATLELCLMAFSLALLVGIPLGIMAGVMRNKWQDKLISALALLGFSMPVFWLALLLTLFFSLHLGWLPVSGRFDLLYQVKTVTGFALIDAWLSDSPWREEMLLSAFTHMILPVTALAVAPTTEVVRLLRISTSDVIDKNYIKAAATRGLSRFAVIRRHVIHNALPPVIPRLGLQFATMLTLAMITEVVFSWPGLGRWLINAIRQQDYAAISAGVMVVGGMVITVNVLSDILGAMTNPLKHKEWYALR
- the sapA gene encoding ABC transporter substrate-binding protein SapA, giving the protein MPKIFSTLLLGLSVLSSAAWSATPGDIRQSGFVYCVSGVMNTFNPQLASSGLAVDTLAAQLYDRLLDVDPYTYRLIPELAESWEVLDNGATYRFHLRPNVPFQTTSWFTPTRMMNADDVVFSFARMFDRKHPWHNVGGGNYPYFDSLQFSDAVQSVKKLDKDTVEIRLNSPDASFLWHLATHYAPVLSAEYADNLTKINRQELLDRQPVGTGPFMLNEYRAGQFIRLARNPLYWKGVPRMPQVVVDMGAGGMGRLSKLLTGECDVLAYPAASQLSILRDDPRLRLTLRPGMNIAYLAFNTRKAPLDRREVRQALALAINNERLMESIYYGTAETAASILPRASWAYDNDARITEYNPQKARDELKRLGLENLHLKLWVPSASQSWNPSPLKTAELIQADMAQIGVRVTIVQVEGRFQEARLMEMNHDLTLTGWATDSNDPDSFFRPLLSCAAINSQTNFAHWCNPAFDEVLHKALLSQQLATRIDRYDEAQNILAQELPVLPLASSLRLQAYRHDIKGLVLSPFGNASFAGVHRDEARDLKQ
- a CDS encoding helix-turn-helix domain-containing protein, translating into MSKANVSSSGSRILRVLKALRGHALNGVSNGELASALGESPANINRALNTLIEEGLALKLDNGHFAPGVQLLQIAMAHSTEMARAQDRINEINQRVIAGSR